Proteins encoded within one genomic window of Aphis gossypii isolate Hap1 unplaced genomic scaffold, ASM2018417v2 Contig00488, whole genome shotgun sequence:
- the LOC114122771 gene encoding zinc finger MYM-type protein 1-like, whose amino-acid sequence MLRKIVKDVNASKCFSVLVDETTDISTIEQMAMCVRYVDSNDCIHERFLKFITINSLTGCDLAESILNGLNSCEINLDYLYGQGYDGASNMSGQFKGVQVIIKNKYPKAIYVHCAAHSLNLAGSTASGIQPIRNCLGIIKKYYVFFNTTKRQNVLLTNIENSDKDPKVKTLKRLCATRWVQRYDAVTDFIELFEFAVESLENISNWNDSTATEPNILLKAIDSEFLISLQVIKLVFSFGLPLCKLLQKEQMDLREAISLAKDIINVLKNIRLNCDTEFHKLFLLANEMSVIIDIDLSTKKISKRQVNRANPDSNLSVEEYHKVTVFISYLDFLYNN is encoded by the exons ATGCTACGAAAAATAGTTAAGGATGTAAATGCTTCAAAATGTTTCTCAGTTTTAGTTGATGAGACTACTGATATTTCTACTATTGAACAAATGGCTATGTGTGTTCGATATGTTGATAGTAACGATTGCATCCATGAAAGATTCCTGAAATTCATTACTATTAACAGTTTAACTGGTTGTGATTTAGCTGAATCAATACTCAAcg gtCTGAATAGttgtgaaattaatttagattactTATATGGTCAAGGATATGATGGCGCAAGCAATATGTCTGGCCAATTTAAAGGTGTTCAggtaattatcaaaaataaatatcctaAAGCTATATATGTGCACTGTGCTGCACACTCTCTAAATTTAGCAGGATCAACTGCAAGTGGAATTCAACCAATTAGAAACtgtttaggtattattaaaaagtactaTGTTTTCTTTAATACAACGAAACGTCAAAATGTTCTTTTAACCAACATTGAAAATAGTGATAAGGATCCTAaggttaaaactttaaaaaggtTATGTGCTACACGATGGGTGCAGCGTTATGATGCGGTAACAGATTTCATTGAACTATTTGAATTTGCAGTTGAatcattagaaaatatttctaattggAATGATTCCACTGCAACAGAacctaatatactattaaaagcTATTGATTCAGAATTTCTTATATCCTTACaagttataaaa ttGGTTTTTTCTTTTGGATTACCATTGTGTAAGTTGCTACAAAAAGAACAAATGGATTTGAGAGAAGCAATAAGCCTTgctaaagatattataaatgtgttaaaaaatattagattaaattgtGATACTGaatttcacaaattatttttacttgcaAAC gaGATGTCAGTAATTATAGATATAGACCTgagtactaaaaaaatatctaaacgaCAAGTAAATCGAGCAAATCCAGATTCCAATTTAAGTGTTGAAGAATACCACAAAGTGACAGTATTTATATCTTACCTGGACTTTTTATACAACAACTAG
- the LOC126554424 gene encoding uncharacterized protein LOC126554424, which produces MPFIFNFAARKSINIRLDPSDVFNVQIITPSRYVSITSDFLRRIYSLMGYILSIISDPSVKSRERIFLKDEINTLSKTTYRGENMLEIESHLRQGCHVLLSRQNLLRLQDMQWAIDESIARKSNVVRCAVMEQTDLIASYLSMNVYVEKTAYIEEMIAATRNIHNNLHTMNIIPESQCSFINQLILFANKQLALCWSANVHASSAHCLPNSDSGGGGGSGVNRDTAWSANVGDTTLHCLANSDGGCGTVVNRGGGDVGVREFIGFHENIDPTLLSFMQCTDNAVICPLHSINRPSRIQGVRKNAGPVIR; this is translated from the exons ATGCC atttatatttaacttcgCTGCACGGAAGTCCATCAACATAAGACTTGATCCATCGGACGTATTTAACGTACAGATAATAACACCATCGCGTTATGTAAGCATAACAAGTGACTTTTTGCGACGTATTTACTCATTGATGGGATATATTCTCTCAATTATATCCGACCCATCGGTTAAAAGTCGAGAGAGAATTTTCCTCAAAGACGAAATTAACACGCTGTCCAAAACTACTTATCGTGGCGAAAATATGCTCGAAATCGAGTCACATCTCCGTCAAGGATGTCACGTGCTTTTGAGCAGGCAAAATCTACTAAGGCTTCAAGACATGCAATGGGCAATCGACGAATCAATCGCGCGAAAATCTAATGTCGTACGATGTGCGGTAATGGAGCAAACTGACCTAATTGCGTCATATTTAAGTATGAACGTTTATGTGGAAAAAACTGCGTATATTGAAGAAATGATTGCTGCCACCCGAAATatccataataatttacacacaatgaatataataccGGAGAGTCAATGCAGTTTTATTAACCAGCTTATATTGTTTGCCAACAAACAATTAGCATTGTGTTGGTCGGCGAACGTTCACGCTAGCAGCGCGCATTGTTTACCCAATAGTgacagcggcggcggcggcggcagcggtGTTAACCGTGATACCGCTTGGTCAGCGAACGTTGGAGATACCACCTTGCATTGTTTAGCCAATAGCGATGGTGGTTGCGGCACCGTTGTTAACCGTGGCGGCGGCGACGTCGGAGTTAGagag TTTATCGGTTTCCATGAGAATATCGACCCTacattattgtcatttatGCAGTGTACCGATAATGCTGTAATCTGTCCACTACATTCAATCAATCGACCGTCAAGGATACAAGGGGTTAGAAAGAATGCCGGTCCCGTTATAAGATGA